One Paraburkholderia sp. PREW-6R genomic region harbors:
- a CDS encoding GMC oxidoreductase: MTSFDYIIVGGGSAGSVLANRLSANSAKRVLLCEAGADLPNENLPASILDSYPGTAYLNPNYLWPKLQVHTVAPKDGEQGPRKLRKYEQARILGGGSSINGQFFNRGAPSDYDDWEARGVKGWSWEDVLPYFRKIEHDLDFDGPLHGKDGLIPVRRIFPETWPKHATAIAQALKESGYEYLPDQNGEFKDGYFPIAISNLNERRVSASMAYLDTATRQRPNLTIWTETEVAGLLFEGTRCCGIRLDVRGRPAEVRAGEVILSAGALQSPAILLRSGIGPLAHLREHGIAVVAESNGVGQHLMEHPSVALASFIHKGARVNDTTRRHIMLGWRYSSGIGGAPAGDMFVSVVTRTSWHAVGERIGTMLMYVNKPFSNLGQVRLNSTDWREAPSIDFNFLSDERDLDRLVDGFRKMAAVQALAAVSAVTAEPFPASYSEKVRQVAMLSRRNKLITDVLAGLLDGPAPLRKLLMTRVIAGGATLAEVLADDAALREFVRGACVGVWHPSCTCRMGADDDPLAVTDAEARVRGVQGLRVVDASIFPHIPSGNINFPTMMAAEKVADAMVGQVMKVASVSAA; this comes from the coding sequence GGATCGGTGCTTGCCAATCGTCTGTCGGCCAATTCGGCGAAGCGGGTGCTGCTCTGCGAAGCCGGCGCCGACCTGCCCAACGAGAATCTGCCCGCCTCGATTCTCGACAGTTATCCCGGCACCGCGTATCTGAATCCGAATTACCTGTGGCCAAAACTGCAAGTCCATACCGTCGCGCCGAAAGATGGTGAGCAGGGTCCTCGTAAGCTGCGCAAATACGAGCAGGCGCGGATTCTGGGCGGCGGCTCGTCGATCAATGGTCAGTTCTTCAATCGCGGCGCGCCGAGCGATTATGACGACTGGGAAGCGCGCGGCGTGAAGGGCTGGAGCTGGGAGGACGTGCTGCCGTATTTTCGCAAGATCGAACATGACCTCGATTTCGATGGCCCGCTGCACGGCAAGGACGGGCTCATTCCCGTGCGGAGGATTTTCCCCGAGACGTGGCCAAAGCACGCGACGGCGATCGCCCAGGCGCTGAAAGAGTCCGGCTACGAGTATCTGCCGGACCAGAACGGCGAGTTCAAGGACGGCTACTTTCCGATCGCCATCTCCAATCTGAACGAGCGCCGCGTGTCGGCGTCGATGGCGTATCTGGATACGGCAACGCGCCAGCGTCCCAATCTGACCATCTGGACCGAAACCGAAGTGGCGGGGCTGCTGTTCGAGGGCACACGCTGCTGCGGCATCCGGCTCGACGTGCGAGGCCGGCCCGCAGAAGTGCGCGCTGGCGAGGTGATCCTGTCGGCGGGCGCGTTGCAGTCGCCGGCCATTCTATTGCGCTCGGGTATCGGACCGCTTGCGCATCTGCGTGAACACGGCATTGCAGTGGTCGCCGAATCGAACGGAGTCGGTCAGCATCTGATGGAGCATCCTTCGGTCGCACTGGCTTCGTTCATCCACAAGGGGGCCCGTGTGAACGACACCACGCGGCGTCACATCATGCTTGGCTGGCGTTACTCGTCCGGTATCGGCGGCGCGCCCGCGGGCGATATGTTTGTGTCGGTGGTCACACGCACTTCGTGGCATGCGGTCGGCGAGCGCATCGGCACGATGTTGATGTACGTGAACAAACCGTTTTCGAACCTGGGGCAAGTCCGTTTGAACTCGACGGACTGGCGCGAAGCGCCTTCGATCGATTTCAACTTTCTCTCTGACGAACGCGATCTGGATCGGCTCGTCGACGGCTTCCGCAAGATGGCCGCCGTGCAGGCGCTGGCGGCCGTCAGCGCAGTAACGGCCGAGCCGTTTCCGGCGAGCTACAGTGAAAAGGTGCGCCAGGTCGCGATGCTGAGCCGCCGCAACAAACTCATCACCGACGTGCTGGCCGGTTTGCTCGACGGTCCCGCGCCGTTGCGCAAGCTGCTGATGACGCGGGTGATCGCAGGCGGCGCGACGCTCGCCGAAGTGCTCGCCGACGATGCCGCACTGCGCGAGTTCGTGCGGGGCGCCTGCGTGGGTGTGTGGCACCCGTCGTGTACGTGCCGCATGGGCGCCGACGATGACCCGCTCGCGGTGACGGATGCCGAGGCGCGAGTGCGCGGCGTGCAGGGCTTGCGAGTGGTGGATGCGTCGATCTTTCCGCACATTCCCAGCGGCAACATCAATTTCCCGACCATGATGGCCGCCGAAAAAGTCGCAGACGCCATGGTGGGACAGGTGATGAAGGTGGCATCGGTGTCCGCGGCGTAG
- a CDS encoding alcohol dehydrogenase catalytic domain-containing protein produces MEDQHCNHSMQGVQLREPGNVQLATLQKPEARPGDVLLRVLAAGLCQTDVHIRSAADSRTPDGTILGHEIAGEVVELGAGVTQWRKGDRVVVHPCWSCGVCAACLAGRQNACRRTGSRLSPPPTPGVTRNGGMAEYVCAPASALMSIGDLDPEVAATLTDAALTPYHAIRTCAEQLYPGSTTVVIGVGGLGNLAAQILRATSATRIVAVDISSDALDAARPWLDVAMLSTEADLIERVMALTDGCGADVVLDFVGNDATLQLDAALVCRSGAIRVVGLSGGTYPFVARSSNNPLPRGASMMCPYGGTYGDLAAVIALAQRGAIKPLVTRFALHDALHAFDALQAGKIRGRAVLIPGGIPAA; encoded by the coding sequence GTGGAAGACCAACACTGCAATCATTCGATGCAAGGCGTGCAATTGCGCGAACCCGGCAACGTGCAGCTCGCGACGCTGCAAAAGCCCGAGGCCCGGCCGGGCGACGTGCTGTTGCGCGTGCTGGCCGCCGGCCTGTGCCAGACTGACGTGCATATCCGCTCCGCCGCCGATTCGCGCACGCCCGACGGGACCATACTCGGCCATGAGATTGCGGGCGAAGTGGTCGAACTCGGCGCGGGCGTCACGCAATGGCGCAAGGGCGATCGCGTGGTGGTTCACCCGTGCTGGTCTTGCGGCGTCTGCGCCGCGTGCCTGGCGGGCCGTCAGAACGCTTGCCGCCGCACCGGCAGCCGTCTCTCGCCACCACCTACGCCCGGCGTCACCCGCAACGGCGGCATGGCGGAATACGTGTGCGCGCCGGCCAGCGCGCTGATGTCGATCGGCGACCTCGACCCGGAGGTGGCCGCCACGCTCACCGACGCGGCGCTCACGCCCTACCACGCCATTCGCACTTGTGCCGAGCAGTTATATCCGGGCTCGACCACCGTGGTCATCGGCGTGGGCGGACTCGGCAATCTGGCCGCGCAGATCCTGCGTGCGACGAGCGCCACGCGAATCGTCGCTGTCGACATTTCGAGCGACGCGCTCGACGCCGCACGCCCGTGGCTCGACGTGGCCATGCTGTCCACCGAGGCCGACCTGATTGAGCGCGTCATGGCCCTCACCGATGGCTGCGGCGCGGACGTCGTGCTCGATTTCGTCGGCAACGATGCGACCTTGCAACTGGACGCCGCGCTCGTTTGTCGCTCTGGCGCGATCCGCGTCGTCGGTCTGTCCGGCGGCACGTATCCCTTCGTGGCTCGTTCGTCGAACAATCCGCTGCCGCGCGGCGCGTCGATGATGTGCCCGTACGGCGGCACCTACGGCGACCTTGCCGCCGTCATTGCGCTCGCGCAACGCGGCGCGATCAAACCGCTCGTCACACGCTTCGCGCTGCACGACGCCCTGCATGCGTTCGACGCGCTGCAAGCCGGCAAGATTCGCGGTCGCGCAGTGCTGATACCCGGCGGAATTCCTGCGGCCTGA
- a CDS encoding ABC transporter substrate-binding protein produces MMEQRSATHITRTSSWSGVVGLTLAALTAMAFSLPARAAVPIVICSIDDRSGSAAETGIQGYQGLQMALDEANAAGGVAGHKLQLVAYDGKTDPQLTATFASRCAEDDKGLVIIGGNPSAPAAAMIPIATEEKIPYYMLSAGTDSLVDASALYHFRFGPANRQDAAAIADLLAQQGFKRPAIINNSVPFGIDGARATTAALKKKNITVIAQQTYDINATDLSPQVTNLHDAKPDVVIVFPYAADGARVLRTLRQLNIDVPIIVSRSALLDTLRKLAGPASDGVLIPNTVDPSRPDVQAFFKTFDARFGPHQPTLYPVIGYDAGKAALKVIATPAVLKAIDGGNLAQARTAFRDETEKLNGFKGLQGEQSASYRFAPKQHHGSPDEHWYVFIQVADNGTHLVKPDLSKFKPH; encoded by the coding sequence ATGATGGAACAGCGCAGCGCCACACACATAACAAGAACTTCGAGCTGGTCGGGCGTCGTGGGACTGACGCTGGCGGCTCTCACGGCGATGGCGTTTTCCTTGCCGGCGCGAGCCGCCGTGCCGATCGTCATCTGCTCGATCGACGACCGCAGTGGCTCCGCTGCCGAGACTGGCATTCAGGGCTACCAGGGTTTGCAGATGGCGCTCGACGAAGCGAACGCGGCGGGCGGCGTGGCGGGCCACAAGCTGCAACTCGTCGCGTACGACGGCAAGACCGATCCGCAATTGACGGCCACCTTCGCATCGCGCTGCGCCGAAGACGACAAGGGGCTCGTGATCATCGGCGGCAACCCGTCGGCGCCGGCCGCGGCGATGATCCCGATCGCGACCGAAGAGAAGATTCCGTACTACATGCTTTCGGCGGGCACGGATTCGCTGGTCGATGCGTCCGCGCTCTATCACTTCCGCTTTGGGCCGGCCAATCGCCAGGATGCGGCGGCCATTGCGGATCTGCTCGCGCAGCAGGGATTCAAGCGGCCGGCCATCATCAACAACTCGGTGCCGTTCGGCATCGACGGCGCGCGGGCCACCACGGCCGCGTTAAAGAAAAAGAACATCACGGTCATTGCGCAGCAAACCTACGACATTAACGCCACGGACCTTTCGCCGCAGGTGACTAATCTGCACGACGCCAAGCCCGACGTAGTGATCGTGTTCCCGTATGCGGCCGACGGCGCGCGCGTGCTGCGTACGCTGCGTCAACTGAACATCGACGTGCCGATCATCGTCTCGCGCAGCGCGCTGCTCGATACCTTGCGCAAGCTCGCCGGGCCGGCCAGCGACGGCGTGCTGATTCCGAACACAGTGGACCCGTCGCGTCCCGACGTGCAGGCCTTTTTCAAGACGTTCGACGCGCGCTTCGGGCCGCATCAGCCGACGCTCTATCCGGTGATCGGTTACGACGCGGGCAAGGCGGCGTTAAAGGTCATCGCCACGCCGGCCGTGCTGAAGGCGATCGACGGCGGCAACCTCGCGCAGGCGCGTACCGCCTTTCGCGACGAGACGGAGAAGCTGAACGGCTTCAAGGGTCTGCAGGGCGAGCAGAGCGCGTCGTATCGCTTCGCTCCGAAACAGCATCACGGTTCACCCGATGAGCACTGGTACGTGTTCATCCAGGTCGCTGACAACGGTACGCATCTGGTGAAACCGGACCTGAGCAAGTTCAAGCCACATTGA
- a CDS encoding branched-chain amino acid ABC transporter permease, whose product MDKICVLLLAGLTNGSVYGLIGLSLSLIYGTNRVINFAQGDFVMIGTMSAIFFMVTCNLPTPVALAAVIAVVLVCALILEFAVYRPLVKRGAPPLTIMIGTLAAAIIASGVALLIWGADQLFVPNILSMKPIMLGPLTTNQQQLAIVVAFVVFLVATWFLLYRTSFGLCVRATGAQPRIAQLMGIRSSRIVRFGFLFSALVSGIAGVLIGPLLGGQASMGVDLTVKGFMAAILGGLGSPFAAAAGGIVIGILEAFVAGYGSSLYSEPIIFVLILLVLLIRPYGLLGDFEAVRR is encoded by the coding sequence ATGGACAAAATCTGTGTCCTGTTGCTGGCCGGACTGACCAATGGCAGTGTCTATGGTCTGATCGGTCTGTCGTTGTCGCTGATCTACGGCACCAACCGCGTCATCAATTTCGCCCAGGGCGATTTTGTGATGATCGGCACGATGTCGGCGATCTTCTTCATGGTCACCTGCAATCTGCCGACGCCGGTGGCGCTGGCCGCAGTGATCGCTGTCGTGCTGGTGTGCGCGCTGATACTCGAATTCGCCGTCTACCGGCCGCTCGTCAAACGCGGTGCGCCACCGCTCACGATCATGATCGGCACGCTCGCCGCGGCGATCATCGCGAGCGGTGTGGCGTTGCTGATCTGGGGCGCGGATCAGCTGTTCGTGCCCAACATCCTGTCGATGAAACCGATCATGCTCGGACCGCTCACCACCAACCAGCAGCAACTGGCGATCGTGGTCGCGTTCGTGGTGTTTCTCGTGGCGACGTGGTTCCTGCTCTATCGCACGAGTTTCGGCCTGTGCGTGCGGGCGACCGGCGCGCAACCGCGCATCGCGCAACTGATGGGCATCCGCTCGTCGCGCATCGTGCGCTTCGGGTTTCTGTTCAGCGCGCTCGTGAGCGGAATCGCCGGCGTGCTGATCGGACCGCTGCTCGGCGGCCAGGCGTCGATGGGCGTCGACCTCACCGTCAAGGGCTTCATGGCGGCGATTCTCGGCGGACTGGGCAGTCCGTTCGCGGCGGCGGCCGGTGGCATCGTCATCGGCATTCTCGAGGCGTTCGTGGCGGGGTATGGCAGCAGCCTCTACTCGGAGCCGATCATCTTTGTGTTAATCCTGCTCGTCCTGCTGATCCGGCCGTATGGACTGCTGGGCGATTTTGAGGCAGTCCGGCGATGA
- a CDS encoding branched-chain amino acid ABC transporter permease, which yields MKTASVQSTFWSVKAPFLVLLVAALVAPMLLSTGFQLRLISLICIYAILSVGFNLLYGYAGQIAMGHQGFFAIGAYGYALLQLNAKFSALAALPASLVICALVALLIGVPLLRLRTHYLAMATLCFGIVIAGVANRWIDVTGGTAGLLIPALSIGDKSVDRQTLYYVIVIVTALVLILQNFIVSSHLGRSLQAIRDDERAAAALGVNVSVQKLRVFVLSAVLAGLAGIGFSVVSQQVSPSMGEFPVLVSMLTIAVVGGLGTRYGPVLGSIVVVAAPQLLTRFGELQTLVYGLCLLLFLIFLPNGLSGLLGSQSRLPRLRLFHRTPPRVPANPTVKKGVGQ from the coding sequence ATGAAGACAGCATCCGTTCAATCCACGTTCTGGTCGGTCAAGGCACCGTTCCTCGTCCTGCTCGTCGCCGCACTGGTCGCGCCGATGCTGCTGAGCACGGGCTTCCAGCTGCGTCTGATTTCACTCATCTGCATTTACGCGATCCTGAGCGTGGGCTTTAATCTGCTGTACGGCTACGCCGGGCAGATCGCAATGGGACATCAGGGCTTCTTCGCCATCGGCGCCTATGGATATGCGTTGCTCCAATTGAACGCAAAATTTTCCGCGCTGGCCGCGTTGCCCGCAAGTCTCGTGATCTGCGCGCTGGTGGCGCTCCTGATCGGCGTGCCGCTTTTGCGGCTGCGCACCCACTACCTGGCGATGGCGACCTTGTGCTTCGGCATCGTGATCGCGGGCGTGGCGAATCGCTGGATCGACGTGACAGGCGGCACGGCGGGGCTGTTGATACCCGCGCTGAGTATCGGCGACAAATCCGTCGACCGGCAAACGCTCTATTACGTGATCGTGATCGTCACGGCGCTCGTGCTGATCCTGCAGAACTTCATTGTGTCGAGCCATCTGGGACGTTCGCTGCAGGCCATTCGCGATGACGAACGGGCGGCCGCCGCGCTGGGCGTCAACGTGTCCGTGCAGAAGCTGCGGGTGTTCGTACTGAGCGCGGTGCTCGCGGGCCTGGCCGGCATCGGCTTCTCCGTCGTCAGTCAGCAGGTGAGCCCGAGCATGGGCGAGTTCCCAGTGCTGGTGTCGATGCTGACGATCGCGGTGGTGGGCGGGCTCGGCACGCGCTATGGGCCAGTGCTCGGCTCGATCGTGGTGGTCGCGGCGCCGCAACTGCTCACGCGCTTCGGCGAGTTGCAGACGCTGGTGTACGGCCTGTGCCTGCTGCTATTTCTGATCTTCCTGCCCAACGGTCTGTCCGGCCTGCTGGGTTCGCAGAGCCGCTTGCCGCGCTTGCGGCTGTTCCATCGGACGCCGCCGCGCGTGCCGGCCAATCCGACCGTCAAGAAAGGAGTGGGGCAATGA
- a CDS encoding ABC transporter ATP-binding protein, whose protein sequence is MRGQSSQQRTPLVGTPQLMAVEACMKRFGGLVAVDQVSFEVRQGEAIGLIGPNGAGKSTTFNLITGVDTPTSGEIVFKQQNITRQPLHKRSGMGMARTFQIVRLFGGLSVLENVMLGFHPQLVDGFLPSLLRFRKVAADERRCANRAMELLEFVGLAQRAHDLIAHLPHGQQRLVEIARALASEPGILLLDEPAAGLNDQETAGLGRMLRQLNDDGLTILIVEHDIGFIMGLCHRIVVLDHGAKIAEGDAASIQSNPKVIEAYLGTGGAHAKN, encoded by the coding sequence ATGAGAGGCCAGAGCTCGCAGCAACGTACGCCGCTCGTCGGCACGCCGCAACTCATGGCGGTCGAAGCTTGCATGAAGCGCTTCGGCGGCCTCGTGGCCGTCGACCAGGTGTCGTTCGAGGTGCGTCAGGGCGAAGCGATCGGCCTGATCGGTCCGAATGGCGCGGGCAAGTCGACGACGTTCAATCTGATCACCGGTGTGGACACGCCCACCTCCGGTGAGATCGTGTTCAAGCAGCAGAACATCACGCGTCAGCCGCTGCATAAGCGCAGCGGCATGGGTATGGCGCGCACGTTCCAGATTGTCAGGCTGTTCGGCGGACTGAGCGTGCTGGAAAACGTCATGCTTGGTTTCCATCCGCAACTGGTGGACGGCTTTCTGCCCTCGCTGCTGCGCTTTCGCAAAGTCGCGGCCGACGAGCGGCGCTGCGCGAATCGCGCGATGGAATTGCTCGAGTTCGTGGGGCTCGCGCAGCGCGCGCATGACCTGATCGCGCATTTGCCGCATGGGCAGCAGCGTCTGGTGGAAATTGCCCGGGCATTGGCGAGCGAGCCCGGCATTCTGCTGCTCGATGAACCGGCCGCGGGCCTGAACGATCAGGAAACCGCCGGCCTCGGGCGCATGCTGCGTCAATTGAACGACGACGGCTTGACGATCCTGATCGTCGAGCACGACATCGGTTTCATCATGGGCTTGTGCCATCGCATCGTCGTGCTCGATCACGGCGCGAAGATTGCCGAGGGCGATGCCGCGTCGATCCAGAGCAATCCTAAAGTGATCGAGGCGTATCTGGGCACCGGAGGCGCACATGCTAAAAATTGA
- a CDS encoding ABC transporter ATP-binding protein, translating into MLKIEGLRAGYKGTEALHGLSLEIKQGSIVSAVGANGAGKSTLINAISRLVDVNAGSITFDGEDIVRLSAPEVVELGIVQVPEGRQLFTALTVTENLRLGFHRLRHRREASLYRDRLEYVYELFPKLKERADQRTISLSGGEQQMVAMGRALMADPRLLLLDEPSLGLAPLVVERLFGVLQVLRQTGLTILLVEQHADEALALSDYGYVLSVGNIAAQGTGESLRGHEAIHQSYLG; encoded by the coding sequence ATGCTAAAAATTGAAGGGTTGCGGGCCGGCTATAAAGGCACTGAGGCTTTGCACGGTCTCTCGCTCGAGATCAAACAAGGGTCGATCGTGTCGGCCGTCGGCGCCAACGGGGCGGGCAAGTCCACGCTGATCAACGCCATTTCCCGGCTGGTGGACGTGAACGCGGGGTCGATCACGTTCGACGGCGAGGATATCGTCAGACTCTCGGCGCCGGAGGTGGTGGAGCTAGGCATCGTTCAGGTACCCGAAGGACGGCAACTGTTCACCGCGCTGACCGTGACGGAGAACCTGCGGCTCGGCTTTCATCGACTGCGCCATCGGCGCGAGGCATCGCTTTATCGCGACCGGCTCGAGTATGTCTACGAGCTTTTTCCCAAACTGAAGGAGCGCGCCGATCAGCGCACGATCAGCCTGAGCGGCGGCGAACAGCAGATGGTGGCGATGGGCCGCGCCCTTATGGCGGACCCGAGGCTGCTGCTGCTCGACGAACCGTCGTTGGGGCTGGCGCCGCTGGTGGTCGAGCGGTTGTTCGGCGTGTTGCAGGTCTTGCGTCAGACAGGGCTCACGATCCTGCTCGTCGAGCAGCATGCGGACGAAGCATTGGCGCTGTCCGACTACGGCTATGTGCTTTCGGTCGGGAACATTGCAGCGCAAGGCACCGGCGAATCGTTGCGCGGGCACGAAGCCATCCATCAGTCTTATCTGGGCTAG
- a CDS encoding FAD-dependent oxidoreductase, producing the protein MSSATSSVDFVVVGGGLAGLVAASRAAEAGLFVTLLEAGRDERYAANSRYAGGVLHLAFLDVSAGTEALRRAIVEASAGLRDEALADALAVDGPRVVEWLSQHGAEFGSGGAYPFMGHMLKPYSLRETGFQNHWRGKGGDLLLQRLEASLLAAGGRLWRGARAVALRMDDGRCTGVWVQADDGEAGEDGAPRMIEARAVLLADGGFSGNAEMVRQFISRRPEQLCKRGAGTGKGDGIRMAQAVGAQLIGMDRFYGHVQHAQALADESLWPYPVLDIAASSGIVVDGAGRRFADEGLGGVAVANAIARLEEPLSSFVIIDETIWESAGRAFLLPPNPALEQLGATLHRAPDLVSLAGRIGMNEAVLSDTVSQYNAALAEGRLASLSPPRTVKPATLATGAAPLTGPGFLAIPLCAGITYTMGGIAIDADGAALDTEGRPIAGLYAAGATTGGIEGGANSGYVGGLMKAAVFGLRSAEAVARALPAAT; encoded by the coding sequence ATGTCGAGTGCAACATCGAGCGTGGATTTCGTGGTCGTAGGCGGCGGGTTGGCAGGCCTCGTGGCGGCTAGCCGGGCTGCCGAGGCGGGGCTGTTTGTCACGCTGCTGGAAGCGGGACGCGACGAGCGTTACGCCGCCAACTCGCGTTATGCGGGAGGCGTGCTGCACCTCGCATTTCTCGATGTGTCGGCGGGTACGGAGGCGTTGCGGCGCGCGATCGTCGAGGCGAGCGCGGGGTTGCGGGACGAAGCGCTTGCGGACGCGCTGGCGGTCGACGGGCCGCGTGTCGTCGAATGGCTGAGCCAGCACGGCGCGGAGTTCGGCAGCGGCGGAGCATATCCGTTCATGGGACACATGCTGAAGCCCTATAGTCTGCGCGAGACCGGGTTTCAGAATCATTGGCGCGGGAAGGGCGGCGATCTGTTGCTCCAGCGGCTGGAAGCGTCGTTGCTGGCGGCCGGCGGCCGGCTGTGGCGGGGCGCGCGCGCCGTGGCGTTACGGATGGACGACGGTCGTTGCACGGGCGTGTGGGTGCAGGCGGACGACGGTGAGGCAGGCGAGGATGGCGCCCCCCGCATGATCGAAGCGCGCGCCGTGTTGCTCGCCGACGGCGGCTTCTCGGGCAACGCGGAAATGGTCAGGCAGTTCATCTCGCGGCGTCCCGAGCAGCTATGCAAACGCGGCGCGGGCACCGGCAAGGGTGACGGGATTCGCATGGCACAAGCCGTTGGCGCACAGCTCATCGGGATGGACCGGTTCTATGGGCACGTTCAGCACGCGCAGGCGCTCGCGGATGAGTCGCTGTGGCCTTATCCGGTGCTGGATATCGCGGCCTCGTCGGGCATCGTGGTGGATGGCGCGGGCCGCCGTTTCGCCGACGAAGGGCTCGGCGGCGTGGCGGTAGCCAATGCGATCGCGAGGTTGGAGGAGCCGTTGTCCTCGTTCGTGATCATCGACGAAACGATCTGGGAAAGTGCGGGCCGCGCGTTCCTGCTGCCGCCGAATCCGGCACTGGAACAGCTCGGGGCGACCCTTCACCGGGCGCCGGACCTCGTCAGCCTCGCCGGGCGGATCGGGATGAATGAAGCGGTGCTGAGCGACACCGTCAGCCAATACAACGCCGCATTGGCCGAGGGGCGTCTTGCCAGCCTGTCGCCACCGCGCACGGTCAAGCCCGCCACGCTCGCCACCGGCGCGGCACCGCTCACCGGTCCGGGCTTTCTCGCGATTCCGCTATGCGCGGGCATCACCTACACGATGGGCGGCATCGCAATCGACGCCGACGGCGCCGCGCTCGATACTGAAGGCCGTCCGATTGCCGGACTGTACGCAGCAGGCGCGACGACGGGCGGGATCGAAGGCGGCGCGAATTCAGGGTACGTGGGCGGGCTGATGAAAGCCGCGGTGTTTGGGCTGCGCTCTGCGGAGGCGGTGGCGCGGGCGTTGCCGGCTGCAACCTGA
- a CDS encoding FCD domain-containing protein yields MKTAKTTAQTPKAQAAVSAADAPLARVRPTPAYAPVQTRRAFEAVADQIREQLQSGALQPGDRLPPERDLAEQFSLSRNTVREALRSLEMAGVLEFRKGATGGAFVREGRGDAVIAGFADLFRLGAIQPADLTEARLIVGVAATRLACERGTEEDFAALRENVRESELAVANGDVQARLRINLEFHRLVARAARNPVLVILTDALVEIHEQMLELVSPAPDSAVMPSRRRLLKYFAARDEEKAAGEMETHLRSLQKHYLAHQSELKR; encoded by the coding sequence TTGAAAACCGCCAAAACTACCGCCCAGACGCCGAAAGCGCAGGCTGCCGTCAGTGCGGCTGACGCACCGCTCGCTCGCGTGCGTCCCACGCCTGCTTACGCGCCGGTGCAGACCCGGCGGGCATTCGAGGCCGTTGCCGACCAGATTCGCGAGCAACTGCAAAGCGGCGCGCTGCAACCGGGTGACCGTCTGCCGCCGGAGCGTGATCTGGCCGAACAGTTCAGCCTGAGCCGCAACACGGTGCGCGAAGCGCTGCGTTCGCTGGAAATGGCTGGCGTGCTCGAATTCCGCAAAGGGGCGACGGGCGGTGCGTTTGTCCGTGAAGGCCGCGGCGACGCCGTCATTGCCGGTTTCGCCGACCTGTTTCGCCTCGGCGCAATCCAGCCGGCCGATCTGACTGAAGCGCGCCTGATCGTCGGCGTGGCCGCCACCCGCCTCGCCTGCGAGCGCGGCACAGAGGAAGACTTCGCCGCGTTGCGCGAAAACGTTCGCGAGAGCGAACTGGCTGTGGCGAATGGCGACGTCCAGGCGCGACTGCGCATCAATCTGGAGTTTCATCGGCTGGTGGCACGCGCCGCCCGCAATCCGGTGCTCGTCATCCTGACAGACGCGCTGGTCGAAATTCATGAGCAGATGCTCGAACTCGTCTCGCCCGCGCCCGATAGCGCGGTAATGCCATCACGCCGCCGTCTGCTGAAATACTTCGCCGCACGCGATGAAGAAAAGGCCGCGGGGGAAATGGAGACGCATCTGCGTTCGTTGCAAAAGCACTATCTCGCGCATCAGAGCGAGTTAAAGCGCTGA
- a CDS encoding enoyl-CoA hydratase/isomerase family protein: MSEDLRDAVKYEAKDGRAYITFCRDEKRNALTYEMFDRLMEHMERAERDDDVRVIIFRGEGRDFSTGHDLGQVGGAEYGFSKEPGARRPSQRARLHFDKRHVEQFRQILYCVKPTLSLVQGYCVGAGLYVVEASDLAIAAEDAKIGHPEQKMGLAGAAYLTSWNILAMGAKKARELLLLGEVVNGIEAERMGLVNKAVPAAQLAEAGEEWAERIVRLPRDAIAIGKAANHLALDSLGMTSQFVHGYVMHALGTNIRYESDEHNFMKERRNKGVTGAAHSREGRYGEEESSK; this comes from the coding sequence ATGAGTGAAGATCTGAGGGATGCAGTCAAGTACGAGGCCAAAGACGGTCGCGCCTATATCACCTTCTGCCGCGACGAGAAACGCAACGCGCTGACGTACGAAATGTTCGACCGCCTGATGGAGCACATGGAGCGCGCCGAACGCGACGACGACGTGCGCGTGATCATCTTCCGCGGGGAAGGGCGCGATTTCTCGACGGGTCACGATCTGGGCCAGGTGGGCGGCGCGGAATACGGCTTCTCGAAGGAACCGGGCGCGCGTCGGCCGAGCCAGCGCGCGCGTCTGCATTTCGACAAGCGGCACGTCGAGCAGTTTCGCCAGATCCTCTATTGCGTGAAGCCCACGCTGTCGCTCGTGCAGGGCTATTGCGTAGGCGCGGGACTCTATGTGGTCGAAGCGAGCGATCTGGCCATTGCCGCCGAGGACGCGAAGATCGGGCACCCTGAACAGAAAATGGGGCTTGCCGGCGCGGCCTATCTGACCAGCTGGAACATTCTCGCAATGGGCGCCAAGAAAGCGCGCGAGTTGCTGCTGCTCGGGGAAGTCGTCAACGGCATAGAAGCGGAGCGCATGGGCCTCGTGAACAAGGCGGTGCCCGCCGCCCAGCTTGCCGAAGCGGGTGAAGAGTGGGCGGAGCGCATCGTGCGTCTGCCGCGCGACGCGATCGCCATCGGCAAGGCGGCCAATCATCTGGCGCTGGATTCGCTCGGCATGACCTCGCAATTCGTGCACGGCTACGTGATGCACGCGCTTGGCACCAACATCCGCTACGAAAGCGACGAACACAATTTCATGAAAGAGCGCCGCAACAAGGGCGTGACGGGCGCCGCGCATTCGCGCGAAGGGCGCTACGGCGAAGAAGAGTCCAGCAAGTGA